The following are from one region of the Quercus robur chromosome 1, dhQueRobu3.1, whole genome shotgun sequence genome:
- the LOC126689302 gene encoding LRR repeats and ubiquitin-like domain-containing protein At2g30105 gives MEEGGAADPNGKGKGESKDITISIKFSGRSIPLTLSPDSTITHLKSLLQPLTNVLTRGQKLIFKGKVLVDTMTLRASEITSGAKVMLMASQGLHQGDGPILKQAQSVPRRVDNKLEKPQVPVDKNRLERWKATGVVALSQCNLKAIPDEVWACGPSARVLDLSNNSVQDVPAQVGCLSSIQKLFLNANSIMDESISWEALTSLKYLTVLSLNQNHLTSLPSSLGALTSLRQLHVANNSLTSLPIEIGLLTQLEVLKVNNNRISIIPARIGDCNSLIEVDLSSNLLSELPETFGNLHDLKALHLSNNGLKSLPSTLFKMCLQLSTLDLHNTEITMDLLRQFEGWESFDERRLLKHQKQLDFRVVNSAKFDEGADKN, from the exons ATGGAGGAGGGCGGTGCAGCCGATCCGAATGGAAAAGGCAAAGGCGAGAGCAAGGACATAACGATCTCAATCAAATTCAGCGGCAGATCAATTCCGCTCACTCTCTCACCTGACTCCACCATCACTCACCTCAAATCCCTTCTCCAACCCCTTACCAATGTCCTCACTCGTGGCCAAAAGCTCATCTTCAAAG GGAAGGTTTTGGTCGATACGATGACGTTGAGAGCATCGGAGATCACCAGTGGTGCCAAGGTCATGCTCATGGCCTCTCAGGGTTTGCACCAAGGG GATGGACCAATACTAAAACAAGCTCAGAGTGTACCAAGGAGAGTTGATAATAAATTGGAGAAGCCGCAAGTTCCTGTGGACAAGAACAGATTAGAACGATGGAAGGCAACTGGAGTTGTAGCATTGTCTCAATGCAACTTGAAG gCCATCCCTGATGAAGTGTGGGCTTGTGGACCTTCCGCAAGGGTCCTTGATTTGAGCAATAACTCTGTTCAAGATGTACCTGCTCAAGTTGGCTGTTTGAGTTCCATTCAA aaattgttcCTCAATGCAAATTCTATAATGGATGAATCCATCAGCTGGGAAGCACTAACATCTCTGAAGTATCTAACAGTTCTATCTCTGAACCAAAACCA TTTAACAAGTTTACCATCTTCACTGGGTGCGCTGACTTCACTGAGGCAACTTCATGTTGCAAACAACAGTTTGACTAGCCTCCCAATTGAAATAGGTCTATTGACTCAGCTTGAGGTCTTGAAGGTCAATAATAACAG GATAAGCATCATTCCTGCACGTATAGGTGACTGTAATTCTCTTATTGAG GTTGATCTTTCATCAAATCTTCTGTCAGAGTTGCCAGAGACTTTTGGCAATTTGCATGATTTGAAG GCTTTGCATCTCAGTAACAATGGGCTAAAATCACTTCCTTCTACACTATTCAAGATGTGCCTTCAGCTCTCAACACTGGACCTCCACAACACAGAAATTACAATGGATCTCCTCCGGCAG TTTGAAGGATGGGAAAGCTTCGATGAACGCCGTCTCTTAAAGCATCAGAAGCAGCTGGATTTCCGTGTTGTGAACTCTGCTAAATTTGATGAAGGTGCAGACAAAAACTGA
- the LOC126689296 gene encoding uncharacterized protein At5g39865 isoform X3 has translation MWRSWGKSTVKIHDTSSSPSTHFACSSFKDLPDLCLDDDDEESDSPSSSSQLSTPKKPLPSIFHRVRLASSLLRSWSTRPPESVFNGQSGPSISFPGAEKRIVLYFTSLRVVRRTFEDCKAVRSILRGFRVSIDERDLSMDSGFLSELQQILGRRKLTLPRVFIGGRYVGGADEIRQLHETGELKKIVQGLPAVEPGVCDTCGGYCFILCDECHGSHKLYNDKTGFMCCIACNENGLISAALRVILRRL, from the exons ATGTGGCGGTCGTGGGGCAAATCAACGGTTAAGATTCACGACACGTCATCATCTCCATCCACCCACTTCGCTTGCTCTTCCTTCAAAGACCTACCTGACCTCTGCTTAGACGACGACGACGAGGAGTCCGACTCCCCTTCCTCTTCCTCTCAATTATCCACCCCAAAAAAACCTTTACCTTCCATTTTCCACCGAGTCCGACTCGCCAGCTCGCTCCTCCGCTCCTGGTCAACTCGCCCACCCGAGTCCGTTTTCAATGGCCAATCTGGGCCGTCGATTTCATTCCCTGGCGCAGAGAAACGAATCGTATTGTACTTCACCAGCCTCCGCGTGGTCCGGCGCACGTTCGAGGACTGCAAAGCCGTCCGATCTATTCTCCGAGGGTTTCGCGTCTCGATCGACGAACGAGATCTATCCATGGATTCCGGGTTCCTAAGCGAGTTACAGCAGATCCTCGGTCGAAGAAAGTTGACGTTACCGAGGGTTTTCATCGGCGGTAGGTACGTCGGAGGCGCGGACGAGATTCGCCAACTTCACGAAACCGGCGAGCTCAAGAAAATCGTACAAGGCTTGCCTGCAGTGGAACCTGGCGTCTGTGACACGTGTGGCGGTTATTGTTTTATTCTCTGTGACGAGTGCCACGGTAGCCATAAGCTGTACAACGACAAAACTGGCTTCATGTGTTGTATCGCGTGCAACGAGAACGGTCTCATCAG CGCCGCCTTACGTGTAATATTACGGAGGCTTTGA
- the LOC126689296 gene encoding uncharacterized protein At5g39865 isoform X2 produces MWRSWGKSTVKIHDTSSSPSTHFACSSFKDLPDLCLDDDDEESDSPSSSSQLSTPKKPLPSIFHRVRLASSLLRSWSTRPPESVFNGQSGPSISFPGAEKRIVLYFTSLRVVRRTFEDCKAVRSILRGFRVSIDERDLSMDSGFLSELQQILGRRKLTLPRVFIGGRYVGGADEIRQLHETGELKKIVQGLPAVEPGVCDTCGGYCFILCDECHGSHKLYNDKTGFMCCIACNENGLIRSESFVIVINFI; encoded by the exons ATGTGGCGGTCGTGGGGCAAATCAACGGTTAAGATTCACGACACGTCATCATCTCCATCCACCCACTTCGCTTGCTCTTCCTTCAAAGACCTACCTGACCTCTGCTTAGACGACGACGACGAGGAGTCCGACTCCCCTTCCTCTTCCTCTCAATTATCCACCCCAAAAAAACCTTTACCTTCCATTTTCCACCGAGTCCGACTCGCCAGCTCGCTCCTCCGCTCCTGGTCAACTCGCCCACCCGAGTCCGTTTTCAATGGCCAATCTGGGCCGTCGATTTCATTCCCTGGCGCAGAGAAACGAATCGTATTGTACTTCACCAGCCTCCGCGTGGTCCGGCGCACGTTCGAGGACTGCAAAGCCGTCCGATCTATTCTCCGAGGGTTTCGCGTCTCGATCGACGAACGAGATCTATCCATGGATTCCGGGTTCCTAAGCGAGTTACAGCAGATCCTCGGTCGAAGAAAGTTGACGTTACCGAGGGTTTTCATCGGCGGTAGGTACGTCGGAGGCGCGGACGAGATTCGCCAACTTCACGAAACCGGCGAGCTCAAGAAAATCGTACAAGGCTTGCCTGCAGTGGAACCTGGCGTCTGTGACACGTGTGGCGGTTATTGTTTTATTCTCTGTGACGAGTGCCACGGTAGCCATAAGCTGTACAACGACAAAACTGGCTTCATGTGTTGTATCGCGTGCAACGAGAACGGTCTCATCAG ATCAGAATCATTTGTGATAGTCATCAATTTCATCTGA
- the LOC126689296 gene encoding uncharacterized protein At5g39865 isoform X1 produces MWRSWGKSTVKIHDTSSSPSTHFACSSFKDLPDLCLDDDDEESDSPSSSSQLSTPKKPLPSIFHRVRLASSLLRSWSTRPPESVFNGQSGPSISFPGAEKRIVLYFTSLRVVRRTFEDCKAVRSILRGFRVSIDERDLSMDSGFLSELQQILGRRKLTLPRVFIGGRYVGGADEIRQLHETGELKKIVQGLPAVEPGVCDTCGGYCFILCDECHGSHKLYNDKTGFMCCIACNENGLIREYDNAEGERGID; encoded by the exons ATGTGGCGGTCGTGGGGCAAATCAACGGTTAAGATTCACGACACGTCATCATCTCCATCCACCCACTTCGCTTGCTCTTCCTTCAAAGACCTACCTGACCTCTGCTTAGACGACGACGACGAGGAGTCCGACTCCCCTTCCTCTTCCTCTCAATTATCCACCCCAAAAAAACCTTTACCTTCCATTTTCCACCGAGTCCGACTCGCCAGCTCGCTCCTCCGCTCCTGGTCAACTCGCCCACCCGAGTCCGTTTTCAATGGCCAATCTGGGCCGTCGATTTCATTCCCTGGCGCAGAGAAACGAATCGTATTGTACTTCACCAGCCTCCGCGTGGTCCGGCGCACGTTCGAGGACTGCAAAGCCGTCCGATCTATTCTCCGAGGGTTTCGCGTCTCGATCGACGAACGAGATCTATCCATGGATTCCGGGTTCCTAAGCGAGTTACAGCAGATCCTCGGTCGAAGAAAGTTGACGTTACCGAGGGTTTTCATCGGCGGTAGGTACGTCGGAGGCGCGGACGAGATTCGCCAACTTCACGAAACCGGCGAGCTCAAGAAAATCGTACAAGGCTTGCCTGCAGTGGAACCTGGCGTCTGTGACACGTGTGGCGGTTATTGTTTTATTCTCTGTGACGAGTGCCACGGTAGCCATAAGCTGTACAACGACAAAACTGGCTTCATGTGTTGTATCGCGTGCAACGAGAACGGTCTCATCAG AGAGTATGACAATGCAGAAGGTGAACGTGGAATTGATTGA